ACCATTGACCTTCAGTGTATTTGTCACTAAAACTTGCCCCCAGTCCTAAATGGATGCGTTTGTTTCAACCAAATAATCAATATGTAGATTTTTAATTAGTCTTCTATTAAATTTCTCAACATCGTGTATCAACTATGTAATTTCTTAAACAATTTCCTCTGAATTATGTGTTATTAAAGCAAAGCAggaatttttcaacttttatttttgctttgaaTGTATAAACAGTTAGACCAATCGAAGACGCAAACTTCCGTATCGGAACCGAATGTTCTTGCATTGTTTCTAATATAATGTCATGATTTTAGAGATCATTTCTTCAGGAtagaaaaatcttaaattttatcGATTAAATAATAAGCCCACAAATTTAATCTTTGACTTTGTGTCTTCAATgacttttaatgattttttgagAAACCAAGATAATCTAAATCACTCATTACTATTTCACTTTTGCTTCAAAACTCTTGTTAATAATAAGAGAACCGTTGATAATGTAACAAAACTGTATCCATTGCTCTGAAAGCTGCAAAAACTGGTTTATATACCTTAGTTAAAACCTCTCGGTGCTGAGGCTACATAgtaatacattaatttatacaaaatattattcCATTAGAATGccaacatttttgtaaaatctgGATGAATACTAACTATAAAATAAGCATCTTTTGGatcaatacaaatcaaataatcatattttttaattgcagAATCTCTTGTCTGTTATGTTAGTTTTTTACAAACTCATtaaaatttgacctttttaaattaattattggtCTTTGAGAGCCATCTCTTTGTGGTTCAagaataaatttgaaataaatttatttgttgGAACGTCAACTTCTTCAATTCCATTCTTTGCTAATAAAGTTTCTGCCTCATTGTGAAAAAAAGTGcagattcatttaattttagtcTTTAAATTGAGATCCCAAATTGTATGCTTTGgtacacatgaaaacaacaCTACATATCAAATGCAATGATAACTTCTAAAAGCCGTAAGGCGATATGTAATTGAATATATTCATCGACAGTCTAGCACATGTTAGTTTGCGAAAGACACTTCTGGATTACTCTAGCGTTAGCaattactttatttcaaaaataccaTGGCCATCAATTGTGTCTTTCCTATGACGAAAGCGGTAATTATGACTGTGTTAATCTTTTTTAAGCTTTTAAAAGGATTTAAAGACAACACGTAGGTTTTTGATTCAATGACACAAAGTGTTTTTGGGCAATaacaaaatatcagtatattATATGGCAATGTTAGGTATGATTGATTAAGTAAAATAACAAAGCTTGTTTTCGAAACCAATTTCgcttttgtatcatttttttactaaaattttgatatttgttcagggtatgtttacatttaaaaaagtgaCAATTTAACTAACTTATGCACAATCAGTACTTTTTAAAGTCTTACTTTGTGCAATGATGGTGtcagctttttttaaaaatgacattcGGATTTTTAtaagtacatttaaaattttaaaaattaaataaagtaaGAAATATTGGAATGAGAAATCTCGCACCTTGCGCTGTGTAATTTAGAAATTTAGAAAGGACacaaatgacccccccccccccttcatatttttttcagatcttGAAATCCCTtaaataagtctgtagctgcgcagttcgacagctgttctgagtgattaaaaaggcattgtcctgttcttgtttgcatgcttttaaaacaaaatgacatgtaggacttcatatttattgtttttatatcttttggcaacatttttggccagtttcgggcagaaacaagccagttcaagaaaagtttacattcttatccttaAATTTACAAGATAGCTGCACATCCCCTTAAGAGTCCGGCCCTTAATTGATACTGCGCATTACTTTCACGCCGCCAACTTTCGAATATGTTACATGACctactagtattttttttaatgttgcaaACTCTTTTGACTCTATCAAAGCTTGAATTAGCTATTTGTCAATTTCAAAACCAAATCGTGGCTCCTCAGAGTATTGGACATGTTCAATTGTCGTTACCACGTTCACGTCAATACTAGGGACCACGCAATTTTCTGTGCCAAGGCACATGTCAACATTCATTAGAATCTCTATGTGTGCATTGAAAATCTTGCTTGTGGCCAAGCAGCAAAAAggatttttaaccaaaatattttgcGATGTAATGAACGTAACAATCTCCCATCCTGATCTTAACGACATTTTAAGATACATTTAAACCAATGTTAAACATTACTCAAATTGACATATGCATCAGAATACAAAAGATGTGGAGTATATATTGGTTTGGGGCAATCGCATAAGCAGTTAAATGCGTTATTATAGGCAGTGTTTTGAGACTAGCCTTTTGTTAGCTGTGGGTATTTAGTTCCCGGTTGAAAGATAAGTTGGAAGACCGGGAACCTAAGGTTCCATGTGCGTTTTAAAGTTGCAATTTACGGCGAACTAAATATTACGCTAATTTTGGAATGATTAttctaattttatcaaaaattttgcggaaaaaatagttttattacattttacacGCAGTTTACTACTGTAATCTATACAGGCCTTTGACTTTCTCAGAAATACGCTAACCGACATCGTGGAATAAAGTTAATTTCACGCACAGATTTTGTGAGTCGctttattttgcataaaatcaaACTACACCAGTTCACTTTACTGGGCTGGAGATGGTGCCCAAaagaatactgtaaaccaacttttatacGCGTGCAAGAAATTTTTGCGAGGTTCGCGAGAGCCTCATCGTCGCAAAAATTTCTCGCCGCGGACGAGTATTTACCATATAatcgtaattttaaaaaaggcttGGTCGCAAAAATAAGTCGTTGCGAACCAGTTAATTTTAGGGAAATTGCGAAATAAAGTTGTCGCGAATAAtatttggtttacagtaatttttggcaagtgaagtgacgatatttgtagtaaattgtctgaggatattttgtaaaagatatgttttaaaaataagactAATCAGTcaaaaactagcgcaatttttgcGTCGTGAATTGCTAGTTTTTAATATGTACggaactgtagctcccagtTCGTACCTCTGAATGTTACAAACCTTCAGCTAGATATAGTTTTTTTTGCATCTTCcaaagtcaagggtttctgatccgctccacTCTACATAAACCCTTGACTGAAAAGACAATACATATGCGGGTTAACGATTACGCCATCTAGtgattttacttatttattgaattttgtgATTTCTTGCTCTGACCAATTAGAGAATGCGTTATAAACAGAAACAATAAAGCAACGTGGCTGCTCCCATTAACAAAATCGAATTTGTACAAAAGATGGATTCACTAGGACTTAAAACCGACAGCAGTAAGTCAAATACTTTCTAGTCCGTCtcaaatttatttgacaatGGTTCAACATTGATCAATGCACACTTAACAACATTATTAAAACAGCGCTTCTTATTGGATCATGCAAACTTGTATGACACCAACCAGCGTACGATGTTTCTAACCCAGTTAAACTATGCCTATTCGGTCAAGGGTTTATGTAGAGtcgagcggatcagaaacccttgagtTGGAAAGATGCCTTTTTGGAGAACTTGGAAGGAATAAAAGtgcattaaaaacaaacaaaatcgaAATATTTTCTCCACagacatttatttcaatgaaaatataacatgaaaataatacaaaagcaATCTATTTTTCACCAAGATTTTCCTCTAGCAATTCtcgatttaaaatatatacatattcttGTTGCAAGGAATTCTCTTCTCTACAGAATATGATTCCACCTGCTACAATGTCTCAAAATATTGCCTCAGTGAGTTGATGTCCGGATTCATATTGCGAGGACATGATGGAGAGGTCGCAATGTTCAAAAGATTCCTCACAATTGGACCTAAATGAAAAGCAAGCCAAACATTTAACaaaacgaattttttttttatcgttgtgTCATATATAATACTGATTTATGACGATGAAGCATTTTTCTTTGTCAAACACACCCCAAATTGATAACAGTAAACAGAATACAATGTATTGTCTTGTGAAATATTCTCTTGTCCTTCAATAACCTTCCCAGAATTTCAATTGATTGTCAACAGAATTCAAAGTATTGTCTTATGAAATATACGTTTATTTAATTTAGTTTATGGaaagtatcatataaaactTACAGACTGGTAACATGCACCATAAGTTTCCATCCGCCATGGACAGTTCTGTTTGAGTGCCTTGATCGTTCTTCAATTCTGATTTTTCGGAGATTGACAAACCTGAAAAGACAAAAATAATTCTAGATTGTTAAGTTTATGTcagctatttaaaaaaaaaaaaaagaaaactaaggAGAGAAAGACCCTATGTCTTTAAACATGTCATTTTAGTACATAAAAACTATTCAAGCTATTTCTCTCCCGACCattgaattcaaaattaattactttatatatatctCCAATAACACAACTTTAGTCATTATGTAACtttgtttgtttaaatgtgTCACTCGAAAAGTTTTAGGTACGTGTACGTACTTGGTCTCCGTCTGTCGTGTTGCAAGGCCGTGGATTGTGGCGGAAGTCTGAAATGTAGAATTAGTTACTTATAATGTTAGCTTTATATACTGTAGCCTTTtgatattatacatgtgtaaGCTTTCAAGGAAGAATAAAGTAAGAAAATAATGTCAAATCATTTTTAGAATATAAACTTGTTGAaaataagtatatatttttttggttttttaaattcttcatcTTCGTTTTAATGAATTTAGTGTATTGAAGTATTGATAATTAATTGAGGGTAAGTTCCTTTTAGTGTATATTATACATGGTGTGATGGAAAATACAATCATTGGATAGTCAgtacaaaataaagaatataccttatatgattttataaaactCACTGTTTGTGGTGAATATCATCAAAGCTTTCCGTGAACACATCCATCCTTGATGATGGGATTCTTTTGTTGTGATGTTGATTAATCTTCTTATCAGAAAGAGAAACTGAAGGCTTTTTCATTCTAAGGAGTAACACAAATAaagattaatttaaaataataaaggtTAGTTTCGATTATAGATAATCAAATAGACAACACTATGCAttgcaaaaaattataattctgctatcgtgaaagttgacaaatcaattactgtggtttcatcaatattcgttgaataccaattttaatGGATTTCGtggttaagttgatccacgaaattaaatgttcattgaagtgcaatttctattcaCACTTTGCATTGACAGGGtcattaatattaatgaaaccaaagtatatcctatcctatatcAAGCATCCTTTCCCACTAATAAGCTATTTTCTATCCTAGCTTATCCCTTACCATCCATATAAAGgaataaaagataaacaaatgtgactaaaaatgattttatcaaataatgtttttctgtaataatgtacatttttgtggtgaagatttaataatattttatcataggTATATGTAGTACATGCATTTGATTAAATCTCTTATTACCATTAGAATGAAACCAGGTTACACGTGCGTTCTTGcataaagaatatttaatagACTTCCTGCTTAGCAGGAAAGGATCTGATTTTTCTAATCATTGGATGGTCATACGTgcgtttattttaattaaaacaattctttCATTTGCAAACTGTATAGACCTTCTTCCTGAAGTGTCTAAATCAACATGACAAACACGTGACCTGTCCTTCGCCGTTGGGTGTTTTAAATGTTATCTTTActcaaaatgtagaaaaaatgtaaaaaaaaaaaaaatcaaaaaaaaaatcaaaaaaaaaatcaatattttcagaaaaaaaacaataaacagaaATACAGCGGTATATCATCGTTTGGAAACATATCTTGTTTGGGATACTCATGCAAAACGTAAGATTTGATTTACCTGCTTTTGGGGTACCGGAAGGCTTTGGAATATGGATTGCTCTTGATCTTCAGCTCTGTGACCTCCCTATTGTTGTATGCTGTAACTGCTACAAACGTCGATACAGGAATTGGAATTTCAAGCACAGAAAATCTGTCCGTCTTGTGTTTGATGAGAGATATTCTCACTAAATACTTCTGAAGGGTTCGGAGAGTGAACTGTAAATTGATGCAAAGATACGCAACAATCAACTTATACTTAAATGCTACATGTCAAATGCTACGTAGACAAACCCAATACGATCTTATCGAAATATCAATTAACACATTTATAACCAATAAAGCAAGGCATAAGCCATAATTCTAAGAAGTGACTAAGAAAACAACTTACGATTCCACATTGACAGCTAGGTTGGTTTGAAAGTTTCACATTCTGGAATGATATGATTTTGTCCATCCATTTCGACCCAATTTGTGGAGAATCTGGATGCTTGAAAAAGTTGTTATTAAAATCTTGTTCAGCTTCTCCAATAGCTACCCATTTGTTGtccacaaatttaaaataattggtGTCAGCTGGGATTATATCAAACATTATGTCATACAATCCCGCAGGATCCAGGCCTTTCAAGGTGAACTCGACATACGGAAACATTCTCCTGAAATAAAATggataatatttaaaatgatatcaaaccAGATTATCATATGTTAAGAGGGATTATAAATAACTATTACAGTCAATATATTTTGCTTTTCCAACGTCCACAGCTTATGGTAACATGCATATTGTTAAGGTACTCAACACATATCTCAACTCCAATCTATGAAACTACTTGCACATATTCATATATAGGACGTAAAACCAAAGaattcatttaagaaaattgaaGAGAGAGACCAGGACAGAAGGATGTTGGATAAACGGTGTTTAGGAGTATGTTTCAATGATAAAAGATCTAAAAGACCTTATTTTAAGTCATACTATCTACACATACATACCGTCCTGTTCTGTTGATAATCATTTCAGTTCCTAGTCTGTAGAATTTATTCCAAAGGTTGCCCTTTTCCAATTCTAACGATACGGAACCGTTTTGCAAAGGCGAAAACGTATTTATTGCATTCCCTCTTTCAGTGTCCTCAGACATGCTCTCAGACCCAGAGGTGTTTGGATACCCCGAGGAACCTGCGGTAGACACCGTGTAGGTCTCTGTATCTGATGATTGTACCTCTAGGTCTTCTGACGAAGAAACATTGGAAGAGGATGACAGTGTATTGGAAAGAGACCAATTCACCCTCGGAGATGAATAGGATTGATAAGTTTCAAAGCGCCGCCTCTTTGCTGCAGAGTTTCTTTCTTCTTGATCATTCTTTTCAAGAACGAGATAATCTGTGTAGTCCATTGCAAATGTGTTAccttaatgaataaataaattgatattaaacattttcGATTCCAATAGATTCTTAAACAAATTGTTAGAATACAACATCGACAATTACgaagaaacattaaaaaaatatcttataagaattttttaaactgttagGAAACCcaagtaatttgtaaaaatggttTTGAATAGTGAAATGTAGTTACATTGAGATACCAAATTACTAAACTCAAAACTTATTTAATTGCAAAAGATAAacattgcatatgatttaagaatatgaaaaaaagaaatacagatATGTcatatcatttcatgaataaatGTTAAAGAATTTTACTTACTTGTGGTCCTGTcaaagttttgattttatgtaGATTGATGATGCCTGTGTGAAATAAATAGATTTCGCGAAATAAAAACTGCGTAATTTCCTTAATGAAAACTCGTTATTCCGCCTTTAGAAGGTTCTAGTTTCTAGTGTTTGCAGAAAACATGGCAACTGATTCGCtagatttttaaagcatttttactATCAACGCCTACAAACCAGATTAAACTGCTGAAACTGTCAACTTAATATAATTGTTTGTCGGTTTTTTTCCATATTTGGAATCGTGCCATTACACAATTATTcgatatttcattataattaacacTAGTATATGTAGAACTGCGTAGATAATTCCAAAAAGGTTACTACGTTTCTAGTGATCCCTGCGCAAGAGTTTAATGAGGACGAGTGGTCAGCTTGCCTGTCAGGTCTCCCTTTTATATTTGTAGATATGATAAGCATTACAATAAAGTAATATTCATTAAGGGTAATTCAAAATtctatttcttaaattttttatcattgaaaacaatACCGTCTCAAAATGGCCAATATCACCCAACCCTCTTAAAAATGTCGTCTCTATTAACTTGTGTTTTACCATTCTTATGAATTAGACACGAAATACAAAGCGTAAAGCGTTTCGCTTtaggtatttacatgtacatttacttattgagtttttaaagcaaaaaaaaacctgtagGAACTTTCAAGTCACGATTTTCTCGCATGTGATTAAATCAGAAAAAGCAAACCAGAATGTACAGTATTATCAATATtcctgaaatacatgtaactacaaaATAATTTGCTGTCAAGTGTCCTTATATTAATACAATTGCCAATCTATTGTAGTGTCTTCATTTAATTTCTTGGCATTAGATATAagaattaaagtaaatttttaaaccatttgcagcataagaaattataaagagAATGAATCATACAACGTTACAGATTATCTTTACTGGTTTTGGTTTGATATAATCTATGAgtattgattttgaattaaatactATATTCGCAACAAGCAAACAAATGTAGCAGAGCAAGAATGTAGTACATGCATCCAAATAATTACAAGAAGTCATATTGACGCaggcgtcaaatgggccgcaaaaatataattgttctaTGAATCACTGGTTGCTTACATAAAAAcgcaccacaaagaagaaaatagaaTTGGTGGttataatttttatggtaaattttaaaatactttcagcaacttgttttgaagtttaacattttactattatcattaagaatcgagttcgttactgtaGGCATTTCTAACGATAATTGTATGACCATTGCCATAGCAtaaagtaatggagaacacattgatttgtacattactctaatacaaagttcaaatcatcattttgttttctcttggagatgacgtatttcaaaccattttggttttttcttgttgcattgtattgaatgaaaacttaatgcattagtttaatatgatttcaagggaccacaagataaaatagaaatggattagttcaaattttccagtcaattcaaattttcttttctgtaatatttttgcgtaaataattgatatggatgtcatttcatgatattttctaccacattttacttggaaatacaataaatacacacacaaagtcattttatttgacacgacacatagaaattcaaatatatcatttatatagaatttaatgacattcaggtctttagtatttcaggtctttagtatatcccgcataccgatcctgatgcattgttttgaaaagaatgaagaactccgaaattttctgaatagattatagtctcgataaaaacgcgccaaacacgACAATCTATTAAGTAtgacctacttttcatttacg
The window above is part of the Magallana gigas chromosome 10, xbMagGiga1.1, whole genome shotgun sequence genome. Proteins encoded here:
- the LOC136272298 gene encoding T-box protein 12-like; this encodes MDYTDYLVLEKNDQEERNSAAKRRRFETYQSYSSPRVNWSLSNTLSSSSNVSSSEDLEVQSSDTETYTVSTAGSSGYPNTSGSESMSEDTERGNAINTFSPLQNGSVSLELEKGNLWNKFYRLGTEMIINRTGRRMFPYVEFTLKGLDPAGLYDIMFDIIPADTNYFKFVDNKWVAIGEAEQDFNNNFFKHPDSPQIGSKWMDKIISFQNVKLSNQPSCQCGIFTLRTLQKYLVRISLIKHKTDRFSVLEIPIPVSTFVAVTAYNNREVTELKIKSNPYSKAFRYPKSRMKKPSVSLSDKKINQHHNKRIPSSRMDVFTESFDDIHHKQLPPQSTALQHDRRRPSLSISEKSELKNDQGTQTELSMADGNLWCMLPVCPIVRNLLNIATSPSCPRNMNPDINSLRQYFETL